The following coding sequences are from one Arachis hypogaea cultivar Tifrunner chromosome 7, arahy.Tifrunner.gnm2.J5K5, whole genome shotgun sequence window:
- the LOC112702295 gene encoding uncharacterized protein — protein sequence MEDAMILLQTGKRLATAAFRRESICWSDDSFSLSLSLSTAAAAPPSTPLTESESITQLLSHIKLLLRRRAAALAALDAGVHTEAIRHFSKIIESRRGVTPQGFLSQCYAHRASAQRHAWRIADAIADCNRALALEATSIEALHTRASVLEMIKCLPDSLHDLEHLKLLYNSILRDRKLPGPAWKHHNVRYVEIPGRLCTLSTKIKELKQRVANGETGNNVDYYALIGLRRGCSRSELQRAHLLLCLKHKHEKALSFIDRCELADQQDIEDVKERAKMSATLLYRLIQKGYAEIMTNITKEEALKEQRKRALHDDNSNEDSSENVLFCSSASTTNPSLLQGMFCRDLSMVGNLLSQSGFNPSIPMKYEALSC from the exons ATGGAAGACGCAATGATTCTCCTCCAAACCGGCAAGCGCCTAGCTACGGCCGCCTTCCGCCGCGAAAGCATCTGCTGGTCTGACGACAgcttctccctctccctctccctctccaccGCCGCCGCAGCACCACCGTCCACCCCTCTCACCGAATCGGAGTCCATAACCCAGCTCCTGTCCCACATCAAGCTCCTCCTCCGTCGTCGGGCCGCAGCACTGGCCGCCCTTGACGCCGGGGTCCACACGGAGGCCATCCGCCACTTCTCGAAGATCATCGAGTCTCGGCGCGGTGTGACGCCACAGGGCTTTCTCTCGCAGTGCTACGCGCATCGTGCCTCCGCCCAGCGGCACGCATGGCGAATAGCGGACGCAATCGCGGACTGTAACCGCGCGCTGGCGCTGGAAGCGACGAGCATCGAAGCACTCCACACACGCGCGTCGGTGCTTGAAATGATTAAGTGTCTTCCTGATTCTCTGCATGACCTTGAACACCTAAAGCTTCTCTACAACTCCATTCTTCGTGACCGCAAGCTGCCTGGACCCGCCTGGAAGCACCACAATGTTAG GTACGTAGAGATCCCGGGGAGGCTCTGCACTCTGAGCACCAAGATCAAAGAACTCAAGCAGAGAGTGGCAAATGGCGAAACAGGGAACAACGTTGATTACTACGCTTTGATTGGTTTGAGGCGTGGGTGTTCTCGGTCGGAGCTTCAGAGGGCACATCTTTTGCTCTGTTTGAAGCATAAGCATGAGAAGGCTCTGAGTTTCATTGATCGCTGTGAGCTTGCGGACCAACAAGACATTGAAGATGTTAAGGAAAGGGCCAAGATGTCTGCAACGTTATTGTACAGGTTGATTCAGAAGGGTTATGCTGAAATTATGACGAATATCACAAAAGAGGAAGCTTTGAAAGAACAGAGGAAGAGGGCTTTACATGATGATAATAGTAATGAAGATAGTAGTGAGAATGTGTTGTTTTGTTCATCTGCTTCGACTACAAATCCTTCGTTGCTTCAAGGAATGTTTTGTAGGGACCTATCTATGGTTGGGAACTTGCTTTCTCAATCTGGGTTTAACCCTTCCATTCCCATGAAGTATGAGGCTTTGAGTTGCTAG